In Desulfobulbaceae bacterium, a single genomic region encodes these proteins:
- a CDS encoding conjugal transfer protein TrbC: MQQSPRSRRQSFIFFGLLGLLAFMVLVPQHVSAAVGAGGVLPYEDWLTALRTSVTGPVAFSLSLIGIVIAGGVLIFGGDLNGFFRTLIFLVLVMALLVGAQNVMGNFFGRGAEIAVLSDSLIHQANAVAMFATGRVA, from the coding sequence ATGCAGCAGTCACCTCGTTCCCGTCGACAATCCTTCATCTTTTTCGGCTTATTAGGGCTTTTAGCCTTTATGGTTTTGGTCCCTCAACATGTTTCTGCGGCTGTTGGTGCCGGTGGCGTGTTGCCGTATGAAGATTGGTTGACGGCCTTACGAACCTCCGTCACTGGTCCGGTGGCATTCTCCCTTTCTCTTATCGGTATCGTAATTGCCGGTGGCGTTTTAATCTTTGGTGGTGATCTTAACGGGTTTTTCAGAACTTTGATTTTCCTTGTCTTGGTTATGGCGCTGCTGGTTGGTGCTCAAAATGTTATGGGCAACTTCTTCGGTCGTGGTGCTGAAATCGCTGTGCTTAGTGATTCATTGATTCATCAAGCCAATGCCGTTGCCATGTTTGCAACTGGAAGAGTGGCATAA
- the trbB gene encoding P-type conjugative transfer ATPase TrbB, producing the protein MAEIDDTYTSIKERAKKKLERDMGVTLLRALHDPTTVEIMLNADGQLWQERLGKGMRCIGKLRFAQAEAIIKTVAGYHGKEITRTSPLIEGELPLDGSRFAGQIPPIVSAPTFAIRKKAIAIFTLEEYVKAEIMTSTQCDSLIDAVNNHRNILVIGGTGSGKTTLVNAIINQMVLSNPKERICIIEDTGELQCVATNFVQYHTSFDVSMTALLKTILRMRPDRILVGEVRGPEALDLLDAWNTGHEGGAATLHANNPTSGLTRLKSLISRNPSAPSNIESLIAEAVQIIVHIARTIDGSRCIQDIIEVSGYENGRYLFRSQEHNS; encoded by the coding sequence ATGGCAGAAATAGATGATACCTATACCAGTATTAAAGAACGAGCCAAGAAAAAACTTGAGCGAGATATGGGCGTGACACTGTTAAGGGCGCTTCATGATCCCACAACCGTTGAAATTATGCTCAACGCTGATGGTCAACTATGGCAGGAACGTTTGGGAAAAGGAATGAGGTGTATAGGTAAGCTACGCTTTGCACAGGCGGAGGCGATCATAAAAACTGTGGCGGGTTATCACGGCAAAGAAATTACCAGAACCTCGCCCCTTATTGAGGGGGAGTTACCCCTTGATGGTTCGCGTTTTGCGGGTCAGATCCCACCTATTGTTTCCGCACCAACATTTGCCATTCGTAAGAAGGCCATCGCAATTTTCACACTCGAAGAATATGTCAAGGCTGAGATCATGACCAGTACTCAGTGTGATTCGTTGATTGATGCCGTTAATAATCACCGTAATATTCTGGTGATAGGTGGAACCGGCTCAGGTAAGACCACACTGGTCAATGCCATTATCAATCAAATGGTATTGAGTAACCCTAAAGAACGGATTTGCATTATAGAAGACACCGGGGAACTTCAGTGTGTCGCCACAAATTTTGTTCAGTATCACACGTCATTTGACGTCTCGATGACAGCTCTTCTTAAAACCATCCTAAGGATGCGGCCAGACCGGATATTGGTCGGTGAAGTACGCGGGCCGGAAGCGTTAGACTTATTGGATGCCTGGAACACAGGACATGAAGGCGGCGCGGCAACTCTTCACGCTAACAATCCTACCTCCGGCCTGACTCGTTTAAAATCGTTAATAAGCCGGAACCCTTCAGCTCCATCCAATATAGAATCATTGATAGCAGAGGCCGTGCAAATAATTGTTCACATTGCCCGAACCATAGATGGTAGTCGCTGTATTCAAGATATTATCGAAGTTTCCGGGTACGAAAACGGTCGTTATCTATTCCGGTCGCAAGAGCACAATTCATAA
- a CDS encoding ParB/RepB/Spo0J family partition protein → MSKLANQIKQGGAVIRRRQTEDHPSAFLTVKEGRLFRLALDQIFPNPDQPRKFFDQEKLAELASSIRDQGVLQPILVREERLADDDSRYIIVAGERRFRAAGLAGLIEIPALITMGDPDEIAIIENLQRENLKPVEEAEGLAKLMASHGYTQEKLGEVVGKAKSTVSEILSLTKLPQAIRDEVRSSELSKMVLIEIAKQDSEEMMLSLFDQIKQGGLKGYAVRKITRQTKERAHHSKGELFLGKLQELKKTLRKMDRQDISEEEKTTFWQEFDDLHHLLTKLTK, encoded by the coding sequence ATGTCAAAATTAGCTAATCAGATTAAACAGGGTGGAGCGGTGATTCGCCGTCGTCAAACCGAAGATCATCCCTCGGCATTCTTAACGGTCAAGGAAGGGCGACTTTTTCGTTTGGCCTTGGACCAAATTTTCCCTAATCCTGATCAACCTCGCAAATTTTTTGATCAAGAGAAGCTGGCAGAATTAGCTTCGTCTATCCGTGACCAAGGTGTACTGCAGCCCATTTTAGTTCGGGAAGAAAGATTGGCCGATGACGATTCTCGCTATATTATTGTCGCTGGTGAACGGCGTTTCCGGGCCGCAGGCCTGGCAGGCTTAATCGAAATCCCCGCCTTGATTACCATGGGCGATCCGGATGAAATTGCCATTATTGAAAACCTCCAGCGAGAAAACTTAAAACCGGTCGAAGAAGCCGAGGGCTTGGCTAAGCTCATGGCCAGCCATGGCTATACGCAAGAAAAGTTGGGTGAAGTTGTTGGCAAAGCCAAATCAACTGTCTCTGAGATTCTCTCTCTGACGAAATTGCCACAAGCGATTCGAGATGAAGTTCGGAGCTCCGAACTTTCTAAAATGGTACTGATTGAAATTGCCAAACAAGACAGCGAAGAGATGATGCTATCCTTGTTTGACCAAATAAAACAGGGGGGGTTAAAAGGCTATGCGGTCCGCAAGATAACTCGTCAGACCAAGGAGCGGGCGCATCACTCCAAGGGCGAACTATTTTTGGGTAAACTGCAGGAATTAAAAAAGACTTTGCGGAAAATGGACCGCCAGGACATTTCAGAAGAAGAGAAGACTACCTTTTGGCAAGAGTTCGATGATCTTCATCACCTTCTCACCAAACTGACAAAATAG
- the trbG gene encoding P-type conjugative transfer protein TrbG, with the protein MKKYLFVHYFVVLILGFAPVIASAADNPAKVYFDTKEKALNPQEKFAVEIANKWKEASATGMKPVPGPEGAVVYVYGAQQINVVCAVLQVCDVALQPGEQVNNLNVGDPRFTVEPAISGVGANEVQHLILKPLDVGLETSLVVTTNRRTYHINLRSHRTEFMPRVSFIYTEDALAKFDMIRLQEKKVKEENTIPQTGEYLGDLDFDYDVTGVASWKPVRVYNDGTKTIIQMSSAMAQTEAPTLLVVRKDGGVFSDDDTVMVNYRVQKDRYIVDTIFDKAILIAGVGSNQDRVTITKGK; encoded by the coding sequence ATGAAAAAGTATCTTTTCGTACATTATTTTGTCGTGTTGATTTTGGGATTTGCCCCTGTGATTGCATCTGCCGCTGACAATCCGGCAAAGGTTTATTTTGACACCAAGGAAAAGGCACTAAATCCGCAAGAAAAATTTGCGGTTGAAATTGCCAATAAATGGAAAGAAGCCAGTGCTACGGGGATGAAGCCCGTTCCTGGTCCCGAAGGTGCTGTTGTGTATGTTTATGGAGCGCAACAAATAAATGTAGTATGTGCCGTGCTGCAAGTATGTGATGTAGCGTTGCAACCAGGCGAACAGGTCAACAACTTGAACGTGGGAGATCCGCGTTTCACGGTCGAACCGGCAATAAGCGGGGTTGGCGCGAACGAGGTTCAACATCTTATCCTGAAACCATTAGATGTAGGGCTTGAAACTTCTCTTGTTGTCACCACCAACCGGCGCACATATCACATAAACTTACGTTCACATCGTACCGAATTTATGCCCCGTGTGAGTTTTATTTACACCGAAGATGCTCTTGCCAAGTTCGATATGATTAGACTCCAGGAAAAGAAAGTTAAAGAAGAAAACACCATTCCCCAGACTGGTGAATACTTGGGCGACTTGGATTTTGATTATGATGTTACAGGAGTTGCGTCGTGGAAGCCTGTGAGAGTCTATAACGATGGGACTAAGACCATTATTCAAATGTCGTCTGCAATGGCCCAAACCGAAGCGCCAACCCTCTTGGTCGTGCGTAAGGATGGTGGCGTATTTTCAGACGATGATACCGTAATGGTTAATTATCGGGTGCAAAAAGACCGTTATATAGTCGATACGATTTTCGACAAGGCCATCTTGATTGCCGGCGTCGGTAGCAACCAAGACCGCGTAACCATAACCAAGGGGAAATGA
- a CDS encoding conjugal transfer protein TrbF, giving the protein MNWLLKKKSADEDQRRTHEPLVGGRRQGENENPYLAARRTWNDQTAANKAARQMWQLLGILSLLIALAGVGGMIHIGSQSKIEPYVVEVDKLGQFVVVAPAQRANATDPRIIHASLASFISDLRLVSPDASLQRKAVLFVYSMLSPKEAAFGKANEFLNGTDESSPFKRAEKEMVSIEIDSIIPQTPDTWQVDWIETARDRQGILKDKPFRMRALVTIQTVGTTPQTTEEQLRNNPFGIYVRDFSWSKQL; this is encoded by the coding sequence ATGAATTGGTTATTAAAAAAGAAATCCGCTGACGAAGATCAGCGACGAACTCACGAGCCGTTAGTAGGAGGGCGACGCCAAGGGGAAAATGAAAACCCCTATCTGGCCGCTCGTCGAACCTGGAATGATCAAACAGCCGCCAATAAGGCAGCTCGCCAAATGTGGCAATTACTCGGTATCTTGTCGTTGCTCATCGCCCTGGCCGGAGTTGGTGGGATGATCCACATTGGCAGTCAATCGAAAATTGAACCTTATGTGGTTGAGGTGGATAAATTGGGCCAATTTGTTGTTGTCGCTCCGGCCCAACGTGCCAACGCTACGGATCCTCGTATCATACATGCCAGCTTAGCATCATTTATTTCGGATCTCCGTCTAGTGTCGCCTGACGCCAGCCTTCAGCGTAAGGCTGTACTCTTCGTTTATTCGATGTTGTCACCGAAAGAAGCTGCATTTGGTAAGGCTAACGAATTTTTGAATGGCACAGATGAAAGTAGCCCATTCAAGCGGGCAGAAAAAGAAATGGTGAGTATTGAAATTGATTCGATCATTCCGCAGACACCGGACACTTGGCAAGTAGATTGGATTGAAACCGCTCGTGACCGCCAAGGAATTTTAAAAGACAAACCTTTCCGGATGCGGGCACTTGTTACAATCCAAACGGTAGGGACAACCCCACAAACCACCGAAGAACAATTACGAAATAACCCGTTTGGAATATACGTTCGTGATTTTTCTTGGTCGAAACAACTTTAA
- a CDS encoding VirB4 family type IV secretion/conjugal transfer ATPase translates to MNVAYITIAISTLGLMLLTVLFTRIRAVNVEAKLQKHRSVAAGFADLLNYAAVVDDGIIVGKNGSFMAAWIYEGEDNASSIDQQREIASLRINQALSNLGNGWMIHVDAVRRPAPNYMEKTLSHFPDPVSAAIDEERRRLFERFGTMYEGYFVLVVTYFPPLLAQKKFIELMFDDDAVTPNHKERTKGLIDQFKRDCVNIESRLSAALKLSRLRGQKIVNEDGTTVTHDEFLRWLQFCTTGLNHPVILPNNPMYLDMLIGGQEMWGGVVPKIGRMFLQVVAIDSFPLESTPGILTALGEQPCEYRWSSRFIFIDSHEAIAHLSKYRKKWKQKIRGFFDQVFNTNSGTIDQDAMLMVADAEAAIAETNSGMIAQGYYTSVVILMDEDRTKLEAAAQGIEKAINRLGFTARTETINTLDAFLGSLPGHGVENVRRPLINTLNLADLLPTSTIWTGSNYAPCPMYPPMAPPLMHCVTHGATPFRFNLHVRDLGHSLMFGPTRTGKSTHLGIIAMQFLRYEGMSIYAFDKGMSMYPTTKAVGGTHFSVAADNSKLSFCPLQFLDTKGDRAWVMEWIDTILALNGVITTPSQRNEIGNAIMSMHNSGAKTLSEFSLTIQDEAIRDGIRQYTVDGMMGHLLDAEKDGLSLSTFTTFEIEELMNLGEKFALPVLLYLFRRIERSLHGQPAVIILDEAWIMLGHPVFRDKIREWLKSFAKKNCSLLLATQSLTDAANSGILDVIVESTATKIFLPNIFARDEDTSALYRRMGLNTRQIEILATAIPKRQYYCVSESGRRLYDLALGPLALSFVGATDKESIAAIQSLEANFGTNWVHKWLENRGLNLNDFGVIS, encoded by the coding sequence ATGAATGTTGCATATATTACAATTGCCATTTCAACTCTGGGTTTAATGCTGTTGACTGTTTTGTTTACGCGGATCCGTGCCGTCAACGTCGAAGCGAAATTGCAAAAGCATCGCTCGGTAGCGGCAGGTTTCGCCGATCTGCTTAATTATGCAGCAGTAGTTGATGACGGCATAATTGTTGGTAAAAACGGTTCGTTTATGGCCGCATGGATTTATGAAGGCGAAGACAACGCCAGTAGTATCGATCAACAACGGGAAATAGCATCATTACGGATCAATCAAGCACTGTCCAATCTCGGCAACGGATGGATGATCCATGTCGATGCAGTTAGACGACCTGCTCCGAATTATATGGAGAAAACACTTTCACATTTTCCTGACCCGGTATCGGCAGCTATTGACGAAGAACGGCGCAGATTGTTTGAAAGATTTGGCACCATGTACGAGGGGTATTTTGTACTGGTTGTTACCTATTTCCCGCCTTTATTGGCGCAAAAGAAATTCATCGAACTAATGTTCGATGATGATGCCGTCACCCCCAATCACAAAGAACGAACAAAGGGTTTGATTGATCAGTTTAAAAGAGATTGTGTGAATATTGAATCGCGCCTATCGGCGGCGCTAAAGTTATCTCGTTTACGTGGCCAAAAGATCGTCAATGAAGATGGAACGACCGTCACCCATGACGAATTTTTGAGATGGCTGCAATTCTGTACAACCGGCTTAAACCATCCGGTGATTCTGCCCAATAATCCGATGTATTTAGATATGCTCATAGGCGGACAAGAAATGTGGGGCGGGGTGGTGCCCAAAATTGGCCGAATGTTTCTTCAAGTTGTTGCCATTGACAGTTTTCCCTTGGAGTCAACTCCAGGCATTTTGACAGCTTTGGGCGAACAACCTTGTGAATACCGTTGGTCATCACGCTTTATTTTCATTGATTCTCATGAAGCCATCGCACATCTGTCAAAATACCGCAAAAAATGGAAACAAAAAATTCGTGGCTTTTTTGATCAAGTTTTTAACACAAATTCTGGCACGATTGATCAGGATGCCATGTTAATGGTCGCTGATGCTGAAGCCGCCATCGCTGAAACAAATAGTGGAATGATCGCCCAAGGCTACTACACCAGTGTCGTGATCTTGATGGACGAAGATCGCACTAAGCTAGAAGCAGCGGCGCAGGGAATCGAAAAGGCCATTAATCGGCTAGGGTTCACCGCCCGAACTGAAACTATCAATACACTGGATGCTTTCTTAGGTTCACTGCCTGGTCACGGGGTGGAGAATGTGCGGCGACCGCTCATTAACACCTTGAACCTGGCCGACTTACTGCCAACAAGCACCATTTGGACAGGATCAAATTACGCGCCTTGCCCAATGTATCCACCTATGGCCCCGCCACTGATGCACTGTGTGACCCATGGAGCCACACCGTTTCGCTTCAACCTGCATGTTCGGGATTTAGGGCATTCGTTGATGTTTGGCCCCACCCGAACCGGCAAATCAACCCACCTTGGGATTATTGCCATGCAGTTTTTGAGGTATGAAGGCATGTCGATTTATGCCTTTGACAAAGGCATGTCGATGTATCCCACTACCAAAGCGGTCGGCGGTACTCATTTTTCCGTGGCAGCGGATAACAGTAAACTCTCGTTTTGTCCTTTGCAGTTTTTAGATACCAAAGGGGATCGCGCTTGGGTGATGGAATGGATCGACACCATCCTTGCGCTTAACGGTGTGATAACCACACCGAGCCAACGCAATGAAATTGGTAACGCTATTATGAGTATGCATAATAGCGGCGCCAAAACCCTTTCCGAGTTTTCTTTGACCATACAAGATGAAGCCATCCGTGACGGCATCAGACAGTATACCGTTGATGGCATGATGGGCCACCTACTCGATGCGGAAAAAGATGGTCTATCACTTTCTACGTTTACCACCTTTGAAATCGAAGAACTCATGAATTTGGGCGAGAAATTCGCCTTGCCGGTGTTGTTGTACTTGTTCCGGCGAATTGAAAGAAGTTTGCACGGCCAGCCTGCCGTTATCATTCTCGATGAAGCATGGATCATGCTTGGGCACCCGGTATTTCGCGACAAAATCAGGGAATGGCTCAAATCGTTTGCAAAAAAGAATTGTTCTTTGTTGTTAGCGACCCAAAGTCTCACTGACGCGGCTAATAGTGGCATTCTCGATGTAATCGTCGAATCCACGGCCACCAAGATATTCTTACCCAACATCTTTGCCCGCGATGAAGACACTTCCGCCCTTTATCGGCGCATGGGCCTAAACACCCGACAAATTGAAATCTTAGCGACCGCTATTCCTAAGCGTCAATATTACTGTGTTTCGGAATCCGGACGCCGCCTATATGATCTTGCCCTCGGTCCGCTTGCCCTTTCCTTTGTAGGTGCAACTGACAAGGAATCTATTGCTGCAATCCAATCTCTGGAGGCTAATTTTGGTACTAATTGGGTCCATAAATGGTTGGAGAACAGAGGTTTGAATCTTAACGACTTTGGAGTGATATCATGA
- a CDS encoding conjugal transfer protein TraL, translated as MAKIHLILQGKGGVGKSMIAATIAQYKIFKGQTPLCIDTDPVNCTFEGYKALGVTHLDIMEANEINPRNFDKLIELVASSKNDVIIDNGASSFVQLTHYLITNRVTELLSEMGHETVIHTVITGGQAFLDTVNGFAHLVSQFPTKVLFVVWLNPYWGPVEYEGKTFEQIKVYTTHKARISAIVHIPDLKEETFGYDLNAMLQKRLTFDEAIGMESLTIMTRQRLKIIKNQLFEQLDIAKVL; from the coding sequence ATGGCAAAAATCCACTTAATTTTACAAGGTAAAGGCGGCGTTGGAAAATCAATGATCGCCGCTACAATCGCGCAATATAAAATATTCAAAGGACAGACACCACTTTGCATAGACACAGATCCAGTTAATTGTACCTTTGAAGGGTATAAGGCTTTAGGTGTAACGCATCTGGATATAATGGAAGCAAATGAAATTAATCCGCGCAATTTTGATAAACTTATTGAACTTGTGGCATCATCAAAAAATGATGTAATTATCGATAATGGGGCCAGCTCATTTGTCCAGTTGACGCATTATCTTATTACCAATCGAGTAACAGAATTACTTTCAGAAATGGGACACGAAACGGTGATACACACGGTTATTACTGGAGGACAAGCTTTCCTTGACACAGTGAATGGCTTTGCTCACCTTGTCAGTCAATTCCCAACCAAAGTCCTGTTTGTCGTTTGGCTTAATCCTTATTGGGGGCCAGTCGAATATGAAGGCAAAACTTTTGAACAAATTAAAGTTTACACTACCCACAAAGCCAGAATTTCAGCCATTGTTCATATTCCTGACCTTAAAGAAGAAACCTTTGGCTATGATTTAAACGCTATGCTTCAAAAGCGTCTTACGTTTGATGAAGCGATAGGGATGGAATCCCTAACAATTATGACCAGACAACGACTTAAAATTATAAAAAATCAGTTATTTGAACAACTTGATATTGCAAAGGTATTATGA
- a CDS encoding replication initiation protein, protein MIETNKLWNTTLEKEIASRLIYKHNKLIESAHRLSLQEQRVLLLMISLINGDDEDFKSYVFDVKEFAKMMGYKGQSIYSEVKKVTKKLITRVLEIEDLENRRLLQISWVSSAEYIEENGSVEISFDPKLKPYLLKLKERYTKYSLLHVIRLRSAYSVRIYELLKQVELFKERSFLLVDLRKLLGIKEDEYKLYADFRRKVLEHSIKEINEKTDLRLSYETEKKGRGVNKIKFFINSKEEKQKALPEPEAISNKQLYEELIKKFNQHPSQAREYLKKYPECQIEENLKHVERRVRAGEINDIGAYTRKAITDDIKDQLSIFDIERVQTRQHELEKKEEERLAAEYQNYKDQEIDRLKRSYSDELLAQMEKEAEARAIEKHGRGIGLKMMAKLELRSKIAEENNLLSLEEWIEEQQKH, encoded by the coding sequence CTGATTGAAACCAATAAATTATGGAATACTACCTTGGAAAAAGAAATTGCTAGTCGCTTGATTTATAAGCACAACAAATTGATTGAATCCGCGCATCGGTTGAGTCTCCAAGAACAGCGGGTTCTATTGCTGATGATTTCCTTGATCAACGGCGATGATGAGGATTTTAAAAGTTATGTTTTTGATGTGAAAGAATTTGCAAAGATGATGGGTTATAAAGGGCAATCAATTTATAGCGAAGTAAAAAAAGTTACCAAAAAATTAATTACCCGAGTCCTTGAAATAGAGGATTTAGAAAATCGTCGTTTGTTGCAGATAAGCTGGGTGTCCTCAGCTGAATATATTGAAGAAAACGGCTCTGTCGAGATCAGTTTTGACCCAAAGCTAAAGCCGTATCTTCTAAAACTGAAAGAAAGATATACTAAATACTCGCTTCTGCATGTTATTCGTTTGCGTAGTGCGTATTCTGTTAGGATTTATGAGCTCTTGAAACAGGTAGAACTGTTTAAAGAGAGAAGTTTCCTTTTGGTTGATTTGCGGAAACTTCTGGGAATAAAAGAAGATGAGTATAAGTTATATGCCGATTTTCGGCGGAAGGTGCTGGAACATTCCATAAAAGAGATTAATGAAAAAACTGACCTGCGCTTGTCTTATGAGACGGAAAAGAAAGGCCGTGGGGTAAACAAAATTAAGTTTTTTATCAACAGCAAAGAAGAAAAACAAAAAGCATTGCCAGAGCCAGAGGCGATTAGCAATAAGCAGCTATACGAGGAGTTGATTAAAAAGTTTAACCAACACCCGAGTCAGGCCAGAGAGTATCTTAAGAAGTATCCTGAATGTCAAATTGAGGAAAATTTAAAACATGTTGAGCGACGGGTACGCGCGGGTGAAATAAACGACATTGGGGCTTATACGAGAAAGGCCATCACGGATGATATCAAAGATCAACTAAGCATTTTTGATATAGAAAGGGTTCAAACGCGGCAACACGAACTAGAAAAAAAAGAAGAAGAACGCTTGGCGGCTGAGTATCAAAACTATAAAGATCAAGAGATAGATCGTTTAAAGAGAAGTTATAGTGACGAGCTACTCGCCCAGATGGAAAAGGAAGCAGAAGCAAGGGCGATAGAAAAACATGGCCGAGGCATAGGATTAAAAATGATGGCCAAGCTTGAATTGCGCAGCAAAATTGCTGAAGAAAACAACCTGCTCAGTCTGGAGGAATGGATCGAGGAGCAACAAAAACATTAA
- a CDS encoding ParA family protein — translation MKKIIAIINQKGGVGKTTTSLYLSRGLAQSGKKVLLIDLDPQAHSTISLGYDPHEMKYGIHDVLLRRLHLKEAILPTEITNLSLVSSHIRLDKAELELIHDPLGATKLKNTLKKLDADFDFIVIDCRPTLGTLTYNALFACHMAIVPCDVSRYSLEGMLDLMDTIRNIEEGLNSDFIIKVLLNRFDSRKKVSNDWFLQQLDNHRGLLLNTFIRVCEPLNQAHMTNASVLNIDPKSSGALDYKQLTHEILSLCQN, via the coding sequence ATGAAAAAAATTATTGCTATCATCAATCAAAAAGGTGGTGTCGGTAAGACCACCACCTCGCTCTATTTGTCCCGCGGACTGGCTCAAAGCGGAAAAAAAGTCCTTCTGATTGACCTGGACCCTCAGGCCCATTCAACCATCAGTTTGGGCTATGATCCTCATGAGATGAAGTACGGTATTCATGATGTGCTTCTGCGCCGACTACACTTAAAAGAAGCTATTCTACCCACGGAAATCACCAATCTCTCGCTGGTCTCCTCTCATATACGCTTGGATAAAGCCGAACTGGAGCTGATCCATGACCCCTTGGGCGCCACTAAGCTCAAGAACACCCTCAAAAAACTGGATGCTGACTTTGACTTTATCGTGATTGATTGCCGCCCAACGCTTGGCACATTGACTTATAATGCCCTCTTTGCCTGCCACATGGCCATAGTGCCCTGTGATGTGTCCCGTTATTCCTTGGAAGGGATGCTTGATCTCATGGACACTATTCGCAACATCGAGGAGGGATTAAACAGTGATTTTATAATAAAGGTATTATTGAATCGTTTTGATAGTCGCAAAAAGGTGTCCAATGATTGGTTTTTACAACAACTTGATAATCATCGAGGTTTGCTGTTAAATACCTTTATCCGTGTCTGTGAGCCTTTAAATCAAGCGCACATGACTAACGCCTCCGTCTTGAATATCGACCCTAAAAGTTCTGGGGCGTTAGACTATAAGCAACTAACTCATGAGATTTTATCTTTATGTCAAAATTAG
- a CDS encoding traK, producing MDHLAERTKNKPPTKQGVNKVIFLAIKNDVKEALDAGYSAKTIWTDMVESKRVTFCYATFMNYVNKLILQPQIEKIISEENPSDSKPETNKNTKSTTPAGFTFNPIPNKEELI from the coding sequence TTGGATCACCTTGCCGAACGAACTAAAAACAAACCACCGACAAAACAAGGCGTAAATAAGGTTATATTTTTAGCCATCAAAAATGATGTGAAAGAAGCCCTTGACGCGGGCTATTCCGCCAAAACAATATGGACCGATATGGTTGAGTCTAAGCGGGTCACATTTTGTTACGCCACGTTTATGAACTATGTAAATAAATTAATTCTTCAGCCTCAAATAGAAAAAATAATCTCTGAAGAAAACCCTTCCGATAGCAAACCAGAAACAAATAAAAACACAAAGTCAACCACTCCAGCAGGCTTCACTTTCAACCCTATCCCAAATAAAGAGGAATTAATCTAA
- a CDS encoding conjugal transfer protein TrbD, which produces MSLRTIPIRRVAHRHNLFMGGDRELVMFAGLLASALIFSAQELRATVFGLILWFGSLFLCRLMAKSDPKMRFVYLRHRKYKAYYAAHSTPFRLNPDSQGKQYR; this is translated from the coding sequence ATGAGCCTTCGCACGATCCCCATCCGGCGGGTTGCTCATAGACATAACTTGTTCATGGGGGGGGATCGTGAATTAGTTATGTTTGCAGGTCTGCTGGCATCGGCTCTTATTTTTAGTGCTCAAGAACTGAGAGCCACGGTGTTTGGACTCATATTGTGGTTCGGTTCGTTGTTTTTGTGCCGATTAATGGCGAAATCTGACCCTAAAATGAGATTTGTGTACCTGCGGCACCGCAAATATAAGGCGTATTATGCCGCTCACAGTACACCTTTTAGGCTTAATCCGGATAGCCAAGGGAAACAATACCGATGA
- a CDS encoding conjugal transfer protein TraM, which produces MMADDIEKLFIEIAQKHGVALSKDDPIMILHTINKRLLEDSAKAQQNLLNQYKSEMEDSALRWGDTAKGMAERVLNASLSASKNAMGKIMEESAKTATRLVKDEIEDSLIPIVLQIKNARRIGIFNMVAASLSLMAALVALWSTFR; this is translated from the coding sequence ATGATGGCTGACGATATTGAAAAACTTTTTATAGAAATAGCCCAAAAACATGGCGTTGCTCTTTCAAAAGATGATCCTATTATGATCTTGCATACCATTAACAAACGGCTGCTCGAAGACAGCGCCAAAGCACAACAAAATTTGCTCAATCAATACAAGAGCGAAATGGAAGACTCAGCACTTCGGTGGGGGGATACTGCAAAAGGTATGGCCGAGCGCGTCCTTAACGCTTCATTATCGGCAAGCAAAAACGCGATGGGCAAAATTATGGAAGAAAGTGCGAAAACAGCAACAAGGCTTGTAAAGGATGAAATTGAAGACTCTTTGATTCCCATAGTTCTACAAATCAAAAATGCTCGGCGGATTGGCATTTTCAATATGGTAGCAGCAAGTTTATCATTAATGGCTGCGTTGGTAGCCCTTTGGTCTACGTTCAGATAG